A genome region from Camelina sativa cultivar DH55 chromosome 10, Cs, whole genome shotgun sequence includes the following:
- the LOC104719100 gene encoding reticuline oxidase-like protein, protein MKYPSILLVLFSFFVVCVRESKSSETFTQCLTSNSDPTHPISPAVFFAGNRSYSSVLEANIRNLRFNTSDTPKPFLIIAATHESHVQAAVTCGQRHSLQMKIRSGGHDYDGLSYVTYSGEPFFVLDMFNLRSVDVDVASKTAWVQTGAVLGEVYYHIWEKSNTLAYPAGICPTVGVGGHISGGGYSNMMRKHGLTVDNTIDARMVDVNGNFLDRKLMGEDHFWAINGGGGSYGVVLAYKISLVEVPENVTVFSISRTLEQNATEIVHRWQHVAPELPDELFLRTIIEVVFVNGPVSTRKTIRATFKAMFLGDTTTLLSILNRRFPELGLIRSDCTETSWIQSVLFWADMQVGSSEKLLLQRDQTVTYLKRKSDYVREPISRTGLESIWRKMIELEIPTMTFTPYGGVMDKIPSTATPFPHRAGNLWKIQYGSDWNEGRLTNRYMDLTRELYQFMTLFVSKNPRQTFPNYRDLDLGINSHSGKIMSYVEGKRYGTNYFGGNFERLVKIKTRVDSGNFFRNEQSIPVLP, encoded by the exons ATGAAATATCCAAGTATTTTATTggttcttttttcatttttcgtCGTCTGCGTACGGGAATCAAAATCATCTGAGACTTTCACACAATGCCTAACCTCAAACTCCGACCCTACACATCCCATCTCTCCCGCCGTGTTCTTCGCCGGAAATCGCTCCTACTCCTCCGTATTAGAAGCCAACATACGTAACCTCCGCTTCAACACCTCCGACACTCCAAAACCATTCCTCATAATCGCCGCAACACATGAATCTCACGTCCAAGCCGCGGTTACTTGCGGTCAACGCCACAGCCTTCAGATGAAAATCAGAAGCGGCGGTCACGACTATGACGGCTTGTCGTACGTTACGTACTCTGGCGAACCGTTCTTCGTCCTCGACATGTTCAATCTCCGTTCAGTTGACGTCGACGTGGCGAGTAAAACCGCGTGGGTCCAAACCGGTGCCGTCCTCGGAGAGGTTTATTACCATATATGGGAGAAGAGCAACACTCTAGCTTATCCCGCTGGGATTTGTCCCACGGTTGGTGTCGGTGGCCATATTAGCGGTGGAGGTTATAGTAATATGATGAGAAAACACGGTCTCACAGTAGATAATACCATCGATGCAAGAATGGTCGATGTCAATg GAAATTTTTTGGATAGAAAATTAATGGGAGAAGATCACTTCTGGGCAATAAACGGAGGAGGAGGTAGCTATGGCGTAGTTTTAGCCTACAAGATAAGCCTAGTCGAAGTCCCTGAAAATGTCACCGTTTTTAGTATTTCCCGGACGTTAGAGCAAAACGCAACCGAGATCGTTCACCGGTGGCAGCATGTTGCACCGGAGCTACCGGACGAGCTTTTTCTAAGAACAATCATCGAAGTCGTATTCGTAAACGGCCCCGTTTCCACACGAAAGACCATCAGGGCAACGTTCAAAGCTATGTTTCTTGGAGACACAACAACGCTCCTGTCGATATTAAACCGGAGATTCCCAGAATTAGGTCTAATCCGGTCTGACTGTACCGAAACAAGCTGGATCCAATCGGTGCTATTTTGGGCAGATATGCAAGTGGGTTCTTCTGAGAAACTTCTACTCCAGAGGGACCAAACCGTGACCTACCTCAAGAGGAAATCAGATTACGTACGTGAACCGATTTCAAGAACCGGTTTAGAATCAATTTGGAGAAAAATGATCGAGCTCGAAATCCCAACTATGACTTTCACTCCATACGGTGGCGTGATGGACAAGATTCCTTCGACGGCGACTCCGTTTCCACATAGAGCCGGGAACCTCTGGAAAATTCAGTACGGTTCGGATTGGAATGAAGGTAGACTAACCAACCGGTACATGGATTTGACGAGGGAGTTGTACCAATTCATGACACTGTTTGTATCCAAGAATCCGAGACAGACGTTTCCTAATTATCGTGATCTTGATTTGGGGATTAATTCACACAGTGGGAAAATAATGAGCTATGTTGAAGGTAAACGTTACGGTACGAATTATTTCGGAGGTAATTTTGAGAGGTTGGTGAAGATTAAGACTCGAGTTGATAGTGGTAATTTCTTTAGGAATGAACAGAGTATTCCTGTGTTaccataa